The following coding sequences lie in one Xanthomonas hyacinthi genomic window:
- a CDS encoding PhzF family phenazine biosynthesis protein, which produces MTTRRFLQLDVFSPRPGAGNPLAVVLDAQGLDAAAMQAIARWTRLPETTFVFPATQPGASYGIRMFSPHKEVPFAGHPSVGTAHAVLQAGIAVPSDGVLVQEGIAGLLPLRVEVDGGVRSIAVRTPRAQVAEIADAADPRLAAALAGWPLGAQPPVRMDGGRCWWLLEIADEAALRGLAPDWDAIAALAESSASMGVFAYARASGQTYDLAVRAFVGNGRRFEDAASGAANAVLAAWLDHRAVLPGRDGRYVVSQGREVGHDALLTLSVDNAGEVWSGGQVQTVIDGSIDWR; this is translated from the coding sequence ATGACCACGCGCCGTTTCCTGCAACTGGATGTGTTCTCCCCGCGCCCCGGTGCCGGCAATCCGCTGGCGGTGGTGCTGGATGCGCAGGGCCTGGACGCGGCCGCCATGCAGGCGATCGCGCGCTGGACGCGGCTGCCGGAGACCACCTTCGTATTCCCAGCCACCCAGCCCGGCGCCAGCTACGGCATCCGCATGTTCAGTCCGCACAAGGAGGTGCCGTTCGCCGGCCATCCCAGCGTCGGCACCGCGCACGCGGTGCTGCAGGCCGGCATCGCCGTGCCCAGCGACGGCGTGCTGGTGCAGGAAGGCATTGCCGGGCTGCTGCCGTTGCGGGTGGAGGTGGACGGCGGCGTGCGCAGCATCGCCGTCCGCACCCCGCGCGCGCAGGTGGCCGAGATCGCCGACGCCGCCGATCCGCGCCTGGCCGCCGCATTGGCCGGCTGGCCGCTGGGCGCGCAGCCGCCGGTGCGCATGGACGGCGGCCGCTGCTGGTGGCTGCTCGAGATCGCCGACGAGGCCGCGCTGCGCGGCCTGGCGCCGGACTGGGACGCCATCGCCGCGCTGGCCGAAAGCAGCGCCAGCATGGGCGTGTTCGCCTACGCACGGGCCAGCGGCCAGACCTACGACCTCGCGGTGCGCGCGTTCGTCGGCAACGGCCGCCGCTTCGAGGACGCGGCGTCGGGCGCTGCCAACGCGGTCCTCGCGGCGTGGCTGGACCATCGCGCCGTCCTGCCCGGCCGCGACGGCCGCTACGTGGTCAGCCAGGGCCGCGAGGTCGGCCACGATGCCTTGCTGACCCTGAGCGTGGACAACGCCGGCGAGGTCTGGTCCGGCGGCCAGGTGCAGACGGTGATCGACGGATCCATCGACTGGCGCTGA
- the xopAF gene encoding XopAF/AvrXv3 family type III secretion system effector: MNSRPPKLSHHRLSSDDDLVMVPVNVYQAARSHPKNAIKDRFWSAYPMMDVADADASPPPRSFDIHERTTVKVAGFNYQVRNDATTRHLYSTGTSRPDRLVVTDNMAACIAIACAAERINPGSGKRLPGAKVRVFHILPFGRQDLAPDQVLQSIAHYVKETKEQGLTLRVAMHGGDKTNPSSVDTAKELRELFLEQGIPLEFDETCENRDNVGKTPLGAVIENDHSVRFVTHLRRSS; this comes from the coding sequence TTGAACAGTCGTCCTCCGAAACTTTCTCATCATCGTTTGTCATCCGACGACGACCTCGTGATGGTGCCGGTAAACGTCTACCAGGCGGCGCGGAGTCATCCGAAAAACGCCATCAAAGACCGATTCTGGTCGGCTTATCCCATGATGGACGTTGCCGACGCCGATGCGTCACCTCCCCCCCGCAGCTTCGATATCCACGAGCGGACTACTGTGAAAGTGGCCGGCTTCAATTATCAAGTACGCAACGACGCAACGACGAGGCACCTGTACAGCACCGGGACGAGCCGGCCCGATAGGCTTGTTGTCACAGATAACATGGCGGCGTGTATCGCAATCGCCTGTGCGGCAGAAAGAATCAATCCAGGCAGCGGGAAGCGCTTGCCCGGGGCGAAGGTCCGCGTGTTTCATATCCTGCCGTTTGGCCGCCAGGACCTGGCACCGGACCAAGTATTGCAGTCCATTGCGCATTATGTGAAGGAAACGAAGGAGCAGGGCTTGACACTCCGCGTTGCCATGCACGGAGGGGATAAGACAAACCCATCGTCGGTAGACACGGCGAAGGAGCTGCGCGAGTTGTTTCTGGAACAAGGAATTCCTCTGGAATTCGATGAAACCTGTGAAAACCGCGACAATGTGGGGAAGACGCCGCTCGGCGCGGTCATCGAGAACGACCATTCAGTGCGATTTGTAACCCACCTGCGCCGATCTTCGTAA
- a CDS encoding DUF1439 domain-containing protein, translated as MKLRLPTLRAIALLTVAAAAQLQAEPMIQGQQVSVGAADVQQYLDGSFPQTHKALGGLVKMTIRDPKLSLPPGDRLKMQFDLSMAAGGGAPTALGTVLLTSGLRYEQQTRGFHLQSPTIDGFHPATSGGRLDANTRELLNVWLDDYARKEPIYKLDPALAAVMGNVQIESAAVENGKLVVHFNQDIGQLLPAGAVSGH; from the coding sequence ATGAAGCTTCGCCTGCCGACCTTGCGCGCTATCGCGCTGCTCACTGTCGCCGCCGCTGCGCAACTGCAGGCCGAACCGATGATCCAGGGCCAGCAGGTCAGCGTCGGCGCCGCCGACGTGCAGCAGTACCTGGATGGCAGTTTCCCGCAGACGCACAAGGCGCTCGGCGGCCTGGTGAAGATGACCATCCGCGATCCCAAGCTGTCGCTGCCGCCGGGCGATCGGCTGAAGATGCAGTTCGACCTCAGCATGGCCGCCGGCGGCGGCGCGCCGACCGCGCTGGGCACGGTGCTGCTGACCAGCGGGCTGCGCTACGAGCAGCAGACCCGCGGTTTCCACCTGCAGTCGCCGACCATCGACGGCTTCCACCCGGCCACCAGCGGCGGCAGGCTCGATGCCAACACCCGCGAACTGCTCAACGTCTGGCTGGACGACTACGCACGCAAGGAGCCGATCTACAAGCTGGATCCGGCGCTGGCCGCGGTGATGGGCAACGTGCAGATCGAATCGGCGGCGGTGGAGAACGGCAAACTGGTGGTGCATTTCAACCAGGACATCGGCCAGCTGCTACCGGCCGGTGCGGTGTCGGGGCACTGA
- the sufB gene encoding Fe-S cluster assembly protein SufB, whose amino-acid sequence MATENAEILERLGRRYDAGFITDIESDAFLPGLNEDVVRALSVKKDEPEWMTEWRLAAYRHWLKMPMPHWAKLNIAPIDFQALSYYSAPKGPKYASLDDVPKELLDTYDKLGVPLHERAKLAGVAVDAVFDSVSVGTTFRKELAEKGVIFCSMSEAIKEHPEIVKQYLGSVVPVGDNYFAALNSAVFSDGSFVFIPRGVRCPMELSTYFRINAGHTGQFERTLIVCEEQAYVSYLEGCTAPMRDENQLHAAVVELVVLEDAQIKYSTVQNWYPGDENGVGGIYNFVTKRGECRGARSKIAWTQVETGSAITWKYPSCVLLGDDSVGEFHSVALTHHRQQADTGTKMIHIGKRTKSKIVSKGISAGRGQNTYRGLVKVERSAEGARNYTQCDSLLIGKQCGAHTFPYIEVKHPTATVEHEATTSKISDDQLFYCRARGIDQENAVSMIVDGFCKQVFRELPMEFAVEAKKLLEVSLEGSVG is encoded by the coding sequence ATGGCCACCGAAAACGCTGAAATCCTGGAACGGCTGGGACGTCGCTACGACGCCGGCTTCATCACCGACATCGAATCCGATGCGTTCCTGCCCGGCTTGAACGAAGACGTCGTGCGCGCCCTGTCCGTCAAAAAAGACGAGCCGGAGTGGATGACCGAGTGGCGCCTGGCCGCCTACCGGCACTGGCTGAAAATGCCGATGCCGCACTGGGCCAAGCTCAACATCGCGCCGATCGATTTCCAGGCGCTGAGCTACTACTCCGCGCCGAAGGGTCCCAAGTACGCCTCGCTGGACGATGTGCCCAAGGAACTGCTGGACACCTACGACAAGCTCGGCGTGCCGCTGCACGAACGCGCCAAGCTGGCCGGCGTCGCCGTGGACGCGGTGTTCGACTCGGTCTCGGTCGGCACCACCTTCCGCAAGGAACTGGCCGAGAAGGGCGTGATCTTCTGCTCGATGTCCGAGGCGATCAAGGAGCATCCGGAGATCGTCAAACAGTACCTGGGCAGCGTGGTACCGGTCGGCGACAACTACTTCGCCGCGCTCAATTCGGCGGTGTTCTCCGACGGCAGCTTCGTGTTCATTCCCAGGGGCGTGCGCTGCCCGATGGAACTGAGCACCTATTTCCGGATCAATGCCGGCCATACCGGCCAGTTCGAACGCACCTTGATCGTGTGCGAGGAGCAGGCCTACGTGTCCTACCTGGAAGGCTGCACCGCGCCGATGCGCGACGAGAACCAGCTGCATGCGGCGGTGGTCGAGCTGGTCGTGCTGGAAGACGCGCAGATCAAGTATTCGACCGTGCAGAACTGGTACCCGGGCGACGAGAACGGCGTCGGCGGCATCTACAACTTCGTGACCAAGCGCGGCGAGTGCCGCGGCGCGCGCAGCAAGATCGCCTGGACCCAGGTCGAGACCGGCTCGGCGATCACCTGGAAGTACCCCTCGTGCGTGCTGCTCGGCGACGACTCGGTCGGCGAGTTCCACTCGGTGGCGCTGACCCATCATCGCCAGCAGGCCGACACCGGCACCAAGATGATCCACATCGGCAAGCGCACCAAGAGCAAGATCGTCAGCAAGGGCATCAGCGCCGGCCGCGGCCAGAACACCTACCGCGGCCTGGTCAAGGTGGAGCGCAGCGCCGAGGGCGCGCGCAACTACACCCAGTGCGATTCGCTGCTGATCGGCAAGCAGTGCGGCGCGCACACCTTCCCGTACATCGAGGTCAAGCACCCCACCGCCACGGTCGAGCACGAGGCCACCACCTCCAAGATCAGCGACGACCAGCTGTTCTACTGCCGCGCCCGCGGCATCGACCAGGAAAACGCGGTGTCGATGATCGTCGACGGCTTCTGCAAGCAGGTGTTCCGTGAACTGCCGATGGAGTTCGCGGTGGAAGCCAAGAAGCTGCTGGAAGTCAGCCTGGAAGGCTCGGTCGGCTGA
- a CDS encoding OsmC family protein, with product MGISRHATAHWEGDLKSGKGQLSTPQSGLLENTRYAFSSRFGDEKGTNPEELIAAAHAGCFTMALSARLSEAGFPPTALDTRAEVDLSMEGGPQVSQIRLKVKAVVPNIEAAQFRALADDAKQNCPVSKALSAVPISLEAELG from the coding sequence ATGGGCATTTCGCGTCACGCCACCGCGCATTGGGAAGGCGATCTGAAGAGCGGCAAGGGCCAGCTGAGCACGCCGCAGAGCGGGCTGCTGGAGAACACCCGCTATGCGTTCAGCAGCCGCTTCGGCGACGAGAAGGGCACCAATCCGGAAGAACTGATCGCCGCCGCGCATGCCGGCTGCTTCACCATGGCGCTGTCGGCCAGGCTCAGCGAGGCGGGCTTCCCGCCGACCGCGCTGGACACCCGCGCCGAGGTCGATCTGTCGATGGAAGGCGGTCCGCAGGTGTCGCAGATCCGGCTCAAGGTCAAGGCCGTGGTCCCGAACATCGAGGCCGCGCAGTTCCGCGCGCTGGCCGACGATGCCAAGCAGAACTGCCCGGTGTCCAAGGCGCTGAGCGCGGTGCCGATCAGCCTGGAGGCGGAACTGGGCTGA
- a CDS encoding SET domain-containing protein, which yields MPRKIAARKSRIHGNGVFAVLPLKKGERVIEYKGRRRTHAEVDRDEAGAVETGHTFLFTLSDDYVIDANYEGNDARWINHSCAPNCEAVIIEAEGGDRRQDKVVIEALRAIKPGEELTYNYGITLGERHTPRLKKIWECRCGSKNCTGTMLQPKR from the coding sequence ATGCCCCGCAAGATCGCCGCCCGCAAGTCCCGCATCCATGGCAATGGCGTGTTCGCCGTGCTGCCGCTCAAGAAAGGCGAGCGGGTCATCGAGTACAAGGGCCGCCGCCGCACCCATGCCGAAGTTGACCGCGACGAGGCCGGCGCCGTCGAGACCGGCCACACCTTCCTGTTCACCCTCAGCGACGACTACGTGATCGACGCCAACTACGAGGGTAACGATGCGCGCTGGATCAATCACAGCTGCGCGCCGAACTGCGAGGCGGTGATCATCGAGGCCGAGGGCGGCGACCGGCGCCAGGACAAGGTGGTGATCGAGGCGCTGCGCGCCATCAAGCCGGGCGAGGAACTGACCTACAACTACGGCATCACCCTGGGCGAGCGGCATACGCCGCGGCTGAAGAAGATCTGGGAATGCCGCTGCGGCTCGAAGAACTGCACCGGGACCATGCTGCAGCCCAAGCGCTGA
- a CDS encoding glycine zipper 2TM domain-containing protein has translation MNKLSTRVLTAALAVGVVGSAAAQDYGRYDDYRDRGYPGSGSYEYARVVRADPILVHVRGPRETTERCYERPASGGYVENGYGGGYYNDGYRGTDGGRSAATVVGGIAGALLGSRVGGGSGRFVGTAVGTMVGGLAGRSIYDSNARTTVQTGSVSVCEPVAYRNDSYDRVDGYDVTYEYGGRYYHTRSAQPPGDRIRVRVDVLPD, from the coding sequence ATGAACAAGCTCTCGACCCGTGTTCTGACCGCTGCGCTCGCCGTGGGCGTGGTCGGCTCCGCCGCTGCGCAGGACTATGGCCGCTACGACGATTATCGCGACCGTGGCTATCCGGGCAGCGGCAGCTACGAGTACGCCCGCGTGGTCCGCGCCGACCCGATCCTGGTGCATGTGCGCGGCCCGCGCGAGACCACCGAGCGCTGCTACGAACGTCCGGCCTCCGGCGGGTATGTGGAGAACGGCTACGGCGGCGGCTACTACAACGACGGCTATCGCGGCACCGACGGCGGGCGCAGCGCAGCCACCGTGGTCGGCGGCATCGCCGGCGCGCTGCTGGGCAGCCGCGTCGGCGGCGGCAGCGGCCGCTTCGTCGGCACCGCGGTCGGCACCATGGTCGGCGGCCTGGCCGGGCGTTCGATCTACGACAGCAACGCGCGGACCACGGTGCAGACCGGCTCGGTCAGCGTCTGCGAACCGGTCGCCTACCGCAACGACAGCTACGACCGGGTGGACGGCTACGACGTGACTTACGAATACGGCGGCCGCTACTACCACACCCGCAGCGCGCAGCCCCCGGGCGACCGCATCCGGGTCCGTGTGGACGTGCTGCCCGACTGA
- the sufD gene encoding Fe-S cluster assembly protein SufD encodes MSALLDSLAAAFHGDGARRAPLEQALRDGLPGPRSEAWKYTSLRALERRSFSPAPAAAPAVDAAIVAGIPAPRLVFVNGRGSDALSDLAGLPAGVELQRLSSILRSGDDAMRFLGRRFERSDEVFAQLNAALADEGSVLRVDAGVQVALPLHLVFVSSAGASDHAWHHRHLIELRQDASLSLVEHHLHLGDTAHLSNTLAHVHLAAGAQLAHARVQADAPGVTALLRTDAVLARDAQYRRIDLELGGALSRHEFNVRLEGDNARLVGNGVLLGNGRRQIDTRLGIEHIARDTACELLWRGVAAARSRVVFHGGIHIRQGADGSDANLSNKNLLLSADAEIDTQPVLVIDADEVKAAHGATVGQLDANALFYLRSRGLPRERAQRLLTAAFCREPLRVLDAALAEFLVAHLDQALAAAGVA; translated from the coding sequence ATGAGCGCCCTGCTCGACTCCCTGGCCGCCGCCTTCCATGGCGACGGCGCGCGCCGCGCACCGCTGGAACAGGCGCTGCGCGACGGCCTGCCCGGCCCGCGCAGCGAAGCGTGGAAGTACACCTCGCTGCGTGCGCTGGAGCGGCGCAGCTTCAGCCCGGCACCGGCCGCGGCGCCGGCCGTGGATGCGGCCATCGTCGCCGGCATTCCCGCGCCGCGGCTGGTGTTCGTCAACGGCCGCGGCAGTGATGCGCTGTCCGACCTGGCCGGGCTGCCGGCCGGCGTCGAGCTGCAGCGCCTGTCCAGCATCCTGCGCAGCGGCGACGATGCGATGCGCTTCCTCGGCCGCCGCTTCGAGCGCAGCGACGAAGTCTTCGCCCAGCTCAACGCCGCGCTGGCCGACGAAGGCAGCGTGCTGCGGGTGGACGCCGGCGTGCAGGTCGCGCTGCCGCTGCACCTGGTGTTCGTGTCCAGCGCCGGCGCCAGCGACCATGCCTGGCACCACCGCCACCTGATCGAACTGCGCCAGGACGCATCGCTGTCGCTGGTCGAACACCACCTGCACCTCGGCGACACCGCGCACCTGAGCAACACCCTGGCGCACGTGCATCTGGCCGCCGGCGCGCAGCTGGCGCACGCGCGGGTGCAGGCGGACGCGCCCGGCGTCACCGCGCTGCTGCGCACCGATGCGGTGCTGGCGCGCGACGCGCAGTACCGGCGCATCGACCTGGAGCTGGGCGGCGCGCTGTCGCGGCACGAGTTCAACGTGCGCCTGGAAGGCGACAACGCGCGGCTGGTCGGCAACGGCGTGCTGCTCGGCAACGGCCGCCGCCAGATCGACACCCGCCTCGGCATCGAGCACATCGCCCGCGACACCGCCTGCGAGCTGCTGTGGCGCGGCGTGGCCGCGGCGCGCAGCCGGGTGGTGTTCCATGGCGGCATCCACATCCGCCAGGGCGCCGATGGCAGCGATGCCAACCTGTCGAACAAGAACCTGCTGCTGTCCGCCGACGCCGAGATCGACACCCAGCCGGTGCTGGTGATCGATGCCGACGAGGTCAAGGCCGCGCACGGCGCCACCGTCGGCCAGCTCGACGCCAATGCGCTGTTCTACCTGCGCTCGCGCGGGCTGCCGCGCGAACGCGCGCAGCGGCTGCTGACCGCCGCATTCTGCCGCGAACCGTTGCGCGTGCTGGATGCGGCGCTGGCCGAGTTCCTGGTCGCGCACCTGGACCAGGCGCTGGCCGCGGCGGGCGTGGCATGA
- a CDS encoding DUF3861 family protein gives MTASQRYRITVTPIEADGLQCQGRCTIEFEARCRQDWMRLLEAAQRHPGLHGDERAALTIGTQLLRGLSERSDSQAQVLLAPLRPTLDAILARLAPTAG, from the coding sequence ATGACCGCCTCCCAACGCTACCGCATCACCGTCACCCCGATCGAGGCCGACGGGCTGCAATGCCAAGGCCGCTGCACCATCGAATTCGAGGCCCGCTGCCGGCAGGACTGGATGCGCCTGCTCGAAGCGGCGCAGCGCCATCCCGGCCTGCACGGCGACGAGCGTGCCGCGCTGACCATCGGCACACAACTGTTGCGCGGACTCAGCGAGCGCAGCGACAGCCAGGCGCAGGTATTGCTGGCACCGTTGCGTCCAACGCTGGATGCGATCCTGGCGCGGCTGGCGCCGACAGCCGGGTGA
- a CDS encoding tellurite resistance TerB family protein, with amino-acid sequence MKLQGFLDQLLQSAQGAAGQAMAKTGTSASAGTASKSGGLGGMLNADFGKGLLSGGTLGLLLGKNRTTRKLASYGSLAALGVLAYRAYGDYKRQQLGAAAPEPQTLDRLPPLDVEQHSQAILRALIAAAKADGHIDSRERELIEGQFTRLDGDADVQRWLHAELEKPLDPAEVAQAATTREIASEMYLASLLAADAQSCMERSYLDELARQLGIDDGLKQHLQRQAAAQAH; translated from the coding sequence ATGAAGCTGCAGGGCTTTCTCGACCAACTGCTGCAATCGGCGCAGGGCGCCGCCGGCCAGGCCATGGCCAAGACCGGCACGTCCGCCTCCGCCGGCACCGCCAGCAAGAGCGGCGGCCTCGGCGGCATGCTCAACGCCGACTTCGGCAAGGGCCTCCTGAGCGGCGGCACGCTCGGCCTGCTGCTGGGCAAGAACCGCACCACGCGCAAGCTGGCCAGCTACGGCAGCCTGGCCGCGCTCGGGGTGCTGGCCTACCGCGCCTACGGCGACTACAAGCGCCAGCAGCTCGGTGCGGCCGCGCCGGAACCGCAGACCCTGGATCGGCTGCCGCCGCTGGACGTGGAACAGCACAGCCAGGCGATCCTGCGCGCGCTGATCGCCGCGGCCAAGGCCGACGGCCACATCGATAGCCGCGAACGCGAGCTGATCGAAGGCCAGTTCACCCGCCTCGACGGCGACGCGGACGTGCAGCGCTGGCTGCACGCGGAACTGGAGAAGCCACTGGACCCGGCCGAAGTGGCGCAGGCCGCGACCACCCGCGAAATCGCCTCGGAGATGTACCTGGCCAGCCTGCTCGCCGCCGACGCGCAGAGTTGCATGGAACGCAGCTACCTGGACGAACTGGCACGCCAGCTCGGCATCGACGACGGCTTGAAGCAGCACCTGCAGCGGCAAGCCGCAGCGCAAGCGCACTGA
- a CDS encoding SUF system Fe-S cluster assembly regulator has translation MLRVTKLTDYATVVLTVLAARPGEVLSATELAEQSGLEPPTVSKLLKPLAQAGLVEGLRGVHGGYRLARPADAITLIQIVEAMEGPLAITECSHQEGQCSIAQKCGVRSNWRLINDVVADALRGVTLAQMLHPLSSSGETRRRAIAVRFATT, from the coding sequence ATGCTCCGCGTCACCAAGCTGACTGATTACGCCACCGTCGTGCTGACCGTGCTTGCCGCGCGTCCCGGCGAGGTGCTGAGCGCGACCGAACTGGCCGAGCAGTCCGGGCTGGAGCCGCCGACCGTCAGCAAGCTGCTCAAGCCGCTGGCCCAGGCCGGGCTGGTCGAAGGCCTGCGCGGCGTGCACGGCGGCTATCGGCTGGCGCGCCCGGCCGACGCCATCACCCTGATCCAGATCGTCGAGGCGATGGAAGGCCCGCTGGCGATCACCGAGTGCAGCCACCAGGAAGGCCAGTGCAGCATCGCGCAAAAATGCGGCGTGCGCTCCAACTGGCGGCTGATCAACGACGTGGTCGCCGATGCGCTGCGCGGCGTGACCCTGGCGCAGATGCTGCACCCGCTTTCCTCTTCCGGCGAAACCAGACGGCGTGCGATCGCCGTGCGTTTCGCAACCACCTGA
- a CDS encoding HU family DNA-binding protein, translating to MAKTAKKAAPKKAAKKVATKTAAKPAAAKPIKEALSKSALVAHIVEASGVVAKDVRAVMASLEHTVAGSVSKKGAGSFTLPGLLKITAVSVPAKPKRKGINPFTKEEQWFAAKPATTKLKVRPLKKLKDAAL from the coding sequence ATGGCAAAGACCGCGAAAAAGGCTGCCCCGAAAAAGGCAGCGAAGAAAGTAGCCACCAAGACCGCCGCCAAGCCGGCCGCCGCCAAGCCGATCAAGGAAGCGCTGAGCAAGTCGGCGCTGGTCGCCCACATCGTCGAAGCCAGCGGCGTCGTCGCCAAGGACGTGCGCGCGGTGATGGCCTCGCTCGAGCACACCGTGGCCGGCTCGGTCAGCAAGAAGGGCGCCGGTTCGTTCACCCTGCCGGGCCTGCTCAAGATCACCGCCGTCAGCGTGCCGGCCAAGCCGAAGCGCAAGGGCATCAACCCGTTCACCAAGGAAGAGCAGTGGTTCGCCGCCAAGCCGGCCACCACCAAGCTGAAGGTGCGCCCGCTGAAGAAGCTCAAGGACGCCGCGCTCTGA
- the sufC gene encoding Fe-S cluster assembly ATPase SufC: MLNIQNLHASVAGKDILKGLSLQVQPGQVHAIMGPNGAGKSTLGNILAGRDGYEVTQGSVRFEDRDLLELEPEERAAAGLFLAFQYPVEIPGVNNTYFLRAALNAQRKARGQDELDSMQFLKLVRQKLAVLHLKDELLHRGVNEGFSGGEKKRNEIFQLAVLEPKLAILDETDSGLDIDALKTVAEGVNALRSAERAFLVITHYQRLLDYIKPDVVHVLADGRIVQSGGPELALELEAHGYAWLKDRVAPEATVR, from the coding sequence ATGCTCAACATCCAAAACCTCCACGCTTCCGTCGCCGGCAAGGACATCCTCAAGGGCCTGTCGCTGCAGGTGCAGCCCGGCCAGGTGCACGCCATCATGGGCCCCAACGGCGCCGGCAAGTCCACGCTGGGCAACATCCTCGCCGGCCGCGACGGCTACGAGGTGACCCAGGGCAGCGTGCGCTTCGAAGACCGCGACCTGCTCGAGCTGGAACCGGAGGAACGCGCCGCCGCCGGCCTGTTCCTGGCCTTCCAGTACCCGGTGGAAATCCCCGGGGTCAACAACACCTATTTCCTGCGCGCCGCGCTCAACGCGCAGCGCAAGGCGCGCGGGCAGGACGAACTGGATTCGATGCAGTTCCTGAAGCTGGTGCGGCAGAAGCTCGCCGTGCTGCACCTGAAGGACGAACTGCTGCACCGCGGCGTCAACGAAGGTTTCTCCGGCGGCGAGAAGAAGCGCAACGAGATCTTCCAGCTGGCGGTGCTGGAGCCGAAGCTGGCGATCCTCGACGAAACCGACAGCGGCCTGGACATCGACGCGCTGAAGACCGTCGCCGAAGGCGTCAACGCGCTGCGCTCGGCCGAGCGCGCGTTCCTGGTCATCACCCACTACCAGCGCCTGCTCGACTACATCAAGCCGGACGTGGTGCACGTGCTGGCCGACGGCCGCATCGTGCAGAGCGGCGGCCCGGAACTGGCGCTGGAACTGGAAGCGCACGGCTACGCATGGTTGAAGGACCGTGTGGCGCCGGAGGCGACGGTCCGATGA
- a CDS encoding cysteine desulfurase encodes MSSVAPHTAAPDQAPDWDKVRSDFPLLMRQVHGKPLIYFDNANTGQKPLQVIAALDEFYRRYNANVSRAVHALGTEATDAYEGARAKLARFLNVRADELVLCSGTTFAINLVAYSWALPRLKAGDSILVSRMEHHANIVPWQLVAQRTGATIKVAEITEDGALDLDALRKAMTADVKLLALTHVSNVLGTVNPVREICREARKRGIVSVIDGSQAAPHRKLDVAAIGCDFYAITGHKMCGPTGTGALWARREHLQAMPPFIGGGEMIKEVSFDGTVFNDPPHKFEAGTPNIAGFVGLGAAVDYLTALGLEHVEAREAELLAHFTEELHKIDGLRIFGTAPGKAAVVSFLVEGAHAHDLATLLDLEGGVAIRSGQHCAHPLLQFYGVAATCRASLAFYNTHAEIERFVAALLKVRKLLG; translated from the coding sequence ATGAGCAGCGTGGCCCCGCACACCGCGGCGCCGGACCAGGCACCGGACTGGGACAAGGTCCGCAGCGACTTCCCGCTGCTGATGCGGCAGGTGCACGGCAAGCCGCTGATCTATTTCGACAACGCCAACACCGGGCAGAAGCCGCTGCAGGTGATCGCGGCGCTGGACGAGTTCTACCGGCGCTACAACGCCAACGTCAGCCGCGCGGTGCACGCGCTCGGCACCGAGGCCACCGACGCCTACGAAGGCGCGCGCGCCAAGCTGGCGCGCTTCCTCAACGTGCGTGCCGACGAACTGGTGCTGTGCAGCGGCACCACCTTCGCGATCAACCTGGTGGCCTACTCGTGGGCGCTGCCGCGGCTCAAGGCCGGCGACAGCATCCTGGTGTCGCGGATGGAGCACCACGCCAACATCGTGCCGTGGCAACTGGTCGCGCAGCGCACCGGCGCCACCATCAAGGTCGCCGAGATCACCGAAGACGGCGCGCTGGACCTGGACGCGCTGCGCAAGGCGATGACCGCGGACGTGAAGCTGCTGGCGCTGACCCACGTCTCCAACGTGCTGGGCACGGTCAACCCGGTGCGCGAGATCTGCCGCGAGGCGCGCAAGCGCGGCATCGTCAGCGTCATCGACGGCTCGCAGGCCGCGCCGCACCGCAAACTCGACGTGGCCGCGATCGGCTGCGACTTCTACGCCATCACCGGGCACAAGATGTGCGGCCCCACCGGCACCGGCGCGCTGTGGGCGCGGCGCGAGCACCTGCAGGCGATGCCGCCGTTCATCGGCGGCGGCGAGATGATCAAGGAAGTCAGCTTCGACGGCACCGTGTTCAACGATCCGCCGCACAAGTTCGAGGCCGGCACCCCGAACATCGCCGGCTTCGTCGGCCTGGGCGCGGCGGTGGACTACCTGACCGCACTGGGGCTTGAGCATGTGGAAGCGCGCGAGGCCGAACTGCTGGCGCACTTCACCGAGGAACTGCACAAGATCGACGGCCTGCGCATCTTCGGCACCGCGCCGGGCAAGGCCGCGGTGGTGTCGTTCCTGGTCGAAGGCGCGCATGCCCACGACCTGGCCACCCTGCTCGACCTGGAAGGCGGCGTCGCGATCCGTTCCGGTCAGCACTGCGCGCATCCGCTGCTGCAGTTCTACGGCGTCGCCGCCACCTGCCGCGCCTCGCTGGCGTTCTACAACACGCATGCCGAGATCGAGCGCTTCGTGGCGGCGTTGCTGAAGGTGCGGAAGTTGTTGGGCTGA